A DNA window from Centroberyx gerrardi isolate f3 chromosome 5, fCenGer3.hap1.cur.20231027, whole genome shotgun sequence contains the following coding sequences:
- the nuak2 gene encoding NUAK family SNF1-like kinase 2, translating to MDGSNNAGLSSGYRPPVGEVLPGENGHLGKPASQLPAKKQAVKRHHHKHNLKHRYDFLETLGKGTYGKVKKAKERSGRLVAIKSIRKEKIKDEQDLVHIRREIEIMSSLSHPHIITIYEVFENKDKIVIVMEYASRGDLYDYICDKQNISEREARHFFRQIVSAVHYCHQNGIVHRDLKLENILLDGSGNVKIADFGLSNLYHGDEYLQTFCGSPLYASPEIVNGRPYRGPEVDTWSLGVLLYTLVHGAMPFDGNNHKKLVQQISTGNYRKPNNPSDACGLIRWMLMVNPERRATIEEIAGHWWLNWGYQQPLLAEGKTAPVEQTVSPASPSTQHPGGLASVAGWLRRTSRPLLENGSKMRCLLRSQGGGGDVVRQRSLRRSRKENNVSQTIHEGTTDTRPSKGILKRRSSLKQKVTSETPTIAAVEPQRTFGSSTSANAPSAALLPRKGILKKPTEQESGYYSSSPETSDSAWIPQVNECPSAPPRRKGILKRNGKFSSGGLQEFGSLDQLAASLPRGGARARPSGAISEDSILSSESFDQLDLPDRVGPPAQLDQPAKGSMRGCVSADNLLDIKEDRILGEGLLRPWNCYQSGVADSAFSITDCENVTEAYKQAMVIRGAAAS from the exons ATGGATGGTTCAAATAATGCCGGACTCTCGTCAGGTTATAGGCCGCCTGTCGGGGAAGTTTTACCCGGGGAAAACGGTCATTTGGGGAAACCTGCGTCCCAGCTGCCTGCGAAAAAGCAAGCCGTGAAAAGGCATCAccacaaacacaacctgaagCACAGGTACGACTTTCTGGAGACCCTCGGGAAAGGAACTTATGGGAAAGTGaagaaagcaaaggaaagaTCCGGCAGACTG GTTGCCATAAAGTCCATCAGAAAGGAGAAGATAAAGGATGAGCAGGACCTGGTTCATATTCGTAGAGAAATTGAGATCATGTCTTCACTCAGTCACCCGCACATCATCACCATATATGAAG TGTTTGAAAACAAGGACAAGATTGTGATAGTGATGGAGTATGCCAGCCGGGGAGACCTATATGACTACATCTGTGACAAGCAGAACATCTCTGAGCGGGAGGCCAGACACTTCTTCAGACAGATTGTATCAGCTGTGCATTACTGCCATCAG AATGGAATAGTGCATCGGGACCTGAAACTGGAGAATATTTTACTAGATGGCAGTGGTAATGTTAAG ATTGCAGATTTTGGCCTGTCAAATCTTTACCATGGTGACGAGTACCTTCAAACCTTCTGCGGCAGCCCTCTGTATGCTTCCCCAGAGATTGTCAATGGCCGGCCTTACAGGGGGCCAGAGGTGGACACCTGGTCCCTTGGAGTGCTACTATACACCCTGGTTCATGGCGCTATGCCATTTGATGGGAACAACCACAAAAAGTTAGTCCAGCAGATAAGCACTGGAAACTACCGCAAACCTAACAATCCCTCAG ATGCATGTGGGCTTATTCGCTGGATGCTGATGGTGAATCCTGAGCGCAGAGCCACAATAGAGGAGATAGCAGGACACTGGTGGCTCAATTGGGGTTACCAGCAGCCATTACTGGCTGAAGGTAAGACGGCTCCAGTAGAGCAGACCGTTTCACCAGCTTCTCCATCCACACAACATCCTGGTGGGCTTGCCAGTGTTGCTGGTTGGCTGCGCCGTACATCCAGGCCTTTACTGGAGAACGGCTCCAAGATGCGCTGCCTGCTCCGGTCACAAGGTGGTGGAGGGGATGTAGTGCGGCAGCGTTCGCTGCGGAGGTCACGAAAAGAGAACAATGTCTCCCAGACCATTCATGAAGGGACCACTGACACTCGCCCCTCTAAGGGCATTCTCAAGAGACGCAGCAGTCTGAAACAGAAAGTGACCAGTGAAACCCCAACTATAGCTGCAGTGGAGCCACAGAGAACGTTTGGCTCGTCTACATCAGCCAATGCCCCTTCAGCTGCATTGCTGCCTCGCAAGGGTATCCTAAAGAAGCCCACAGAACAAGAGTCAGGGtactactcctcctccccagaGACCAGTGACTCTGCCTGGATACCACAGGTTAACGAGTGCCCCTCAGCACCACCCCGTAGGAAAGGCATCCTAAAGCGCAATGGAAAGTTCTCCTCTGGTGGGTTGCAGGAGTTTGGATCTCTCGACCAGCTGGCAGCGTCGTTACCCCGAGGGGGCGCCAGGGCAAGGCCAAGTGGGGCCATCAGCGAGGACAGTATTCTCTCTTCAGAATCCTTTGATCAGCTGGATCTACCAGACCGCGTGGGACCTCCAGCGCAGTTGGATCAACCAGCCAAAGGTAGCATGAGGGGATGTGTGTCTGCTGACAACCTCCTGGACATCAAAGAAGACAGGATTCTtggggaaggtttgctgag